One window of Acidobacteriota bacterium genomic DNA carries:
- a CDS encoding 8-oxoguanine deaminase, with product MSTLLISNATEVLVNARTGERIAECSIAVRDREIVWVGHTADTPSHYLASDTTIDASDHVVIAGMVNTHHHLYQTLTRAVATEAELFPWLTTLYPMWARLTAESIYVAALVGMAELILSGCTTTSDHLYLFPNDSTIDDEIRAGKEIGIRLHAARGSMSLGESQGGLPPDSVVQAADVILADTARAIEEHHDPEPFSMTRVVVAPCSPFSVTPDLMRESASLARYYGVTMHTHLAETRDEEDFCLETFGRKPVAHAEDLGWVGDDVWWAHGVVLTDSEVDLIGSTRTGVAHCPTSNMRLGSGIAPISALMSAGARVGLGVDGSASNDGSHMLGEARQAMLLQRVQHGGSLFSYMRSLEIATIGGAEVLGRDDIGTIEVGKAADIVGFDLNAPTYAGALHDPIAALVLCAPNNVSFSVINGRSVVEHGQLQTIDIESVLRRHRELSATLFQP from the coding sequence ATGTCGACCCTCCTCATCAGCAATGCCACGGAAGTCTTGGTGAACGCCAGAACCGGCGAGCGCATCGCCGAGTGCTCGATTGCGGTTCGTGATCGAGAGATTGTGTGGGTAGGACACACCGCCGACACCCCGAGCCACTATCTGGCTAGCGATACCACGATTGACGCGTCAGACCACGTCGTCATCGCCGGGATGGTGAACACCCATCACCATCTGTATCAGACGTTGACCCGCGCCGTAGCGACTGAAGCAGAGCTATTCCCCTGGCTAACCACTCTGTATCCGATGTGGGCCCGACTCACGGCTGAATCCATCTACGTAGCTGCGTTGGTCGGGATGGCAGAACTGATTCTCTCTGGATGCACGACCACCAGCGACCACCTGTACCTGTTTCCGAACGACTCGACGATTGATGACGAGATCCGGGCGGGGAAAGAAATAGGGATACGGCTGCACGCTGCTCGCGGTTCTATGTCTCTCGGTGAGAGCCAGGGTGGTCTGCCCCCAGACTCGGTGGTACAGGCCGCTGATGTGATCCTTGCGGACACCGCACGGGCGATTGAAGAACATCACGACCCCGAACCGTTTTCGATGACCCGGGTGGTGGTTGCGCCCTGTTCGCCGTTTTCGGTGACTCCGGATCTTATGCGTGAATCTGCTTCACTCGCCCGTTACTACGGGGTAACCATGCACACTCATCTTGCCGAGACTCGGGACGAGGAGGACTTCTGTCTCGAGACTTTCGGCCGTAAGCCGGTGGCTCACGCAGAGGATCTTGGTTGGGTGGGTGACGACGTCTGGTGGGCGCACGGTGTTGTGCTCACCGACAGCGAGGTCGACCTCATCGGTTCGACCCGCACTGGTGTCGCTCATTGCCCAACGAGCAATATGCGCCTCGGGAGCGGTATCGCCCCAATATCTGCACTGATGAGTGCTGGAGCGAGAGTAGGTCTCGGTGTTGACGGTTCTGCAAGCAACGACGGTTCCCACATGCTGGGCGAAGCCCGCCAAGCGATGCTCCTCCAGCGTGTACAGCATGGTGGGTCGTTGTTTTCGTATATGCGGAGTCTCGAGATCGCGACAATTGGAGGTGCCGAAGTACTTGGTCGAGACGATATCGGTACCATCGAGGTCGGCAAGGCGGCTGACATAGTCGGCTTCGATCTCAATGCCCCGACCTATGCCGGTGCCCTTCACGACCCGATCGCGGCACTCGTCCTGTGCGCACCCAACAACGTTTCGTTCTCAGTGATCAACGGGCGCAGCGTTGTCGAGCACGGCCAGCTACAAACTATCGACATCGAGTCGGTACTCCGGCGTCACCGGGAGCTGAGCGCGACACTCTTCCAGCCATGA